GCATTATGTACCCTGCACATACCCCTGGATGAgtaatgcatgcatgtatgtacccTGCATATACCCCTTTCCTGGATGAgtaatgcatgcatgtatgtacccTGCACGTACCCCTTTCCTGGATGAgtaatgcatgcatgtatgtacccTGCACGTACCCCTTTCCTGGATGAgtaatgcatgcatgtatgtacccTGCATGTACCCCTTTCCTGGATGACTAATGCATGCATCTATGTGCACTGCATGTGCCCTTTCCTGGATGAgtaatgcatgcatgtatgtacccCTGAGACTTCCTCCTAACCTGCGCTCACAGAAAGTGGTGGCAGAAATGAATCGCTTGGGTATGATGGTTGATTTGTCCCATGTCTCGGATGCTACTGCAAGGCGGGCCTTGGAAGTGTCACAGGCACCTGTGATCTTCTCCCACTCGGCTGCCAGGGGTGTGTGCAGAAATGCTCGGAATCTTCCTGATGACATCCTGAGGCTTCTGGTGAGAAACTTTCTAGCCCTGGGACCTAAATCGAGAAATTCAAACCAggaggccttgaacttgaaatttgTCCCCTCCGTTCCCTCAGCCCCCCAGACTGAGCATTCACTGCCTCACAAACCCACAGTCCATTGCGCCCAAATTCTCTGTTGTGGGGTGAGGAGGTTGTTGCAGATAATTATTCCTATACCCCTAAAATTTAGGGCCAAGACATCACTTAAAACAGAGTTAAGTCTTGCTCATTGACACTGCCCCCCAAAGCTTTCTCACAGGGTGGAGGTAGACACATAATTATGCTGGGGTGCCAAGCTGAGTGTCCTTTTGACCATCTTTGCAGAAGAAGAACGGTGGCATCATCATGGTGACATTCTCTGTAGGGGTGTTGCAATGCAACCCCTTAGCGAATGTGTCCACTGTGGGAGGTGAGTCTTCCAAAGCCTGCCTCTTGGtatatctttttctctcttcctttgtctttaaaCACCAAAGACAATCTTATTGGAGTTTGAAAGGACAATAACAAGAAACAAGTCgtaaggctggagaaatggttcagtggttaagagcactgcttgctcttccaaaggtcctgagttcaattcccagcaaccacatggtggctcacaaccatctgtaatgagagatctggtgccctcttctggcctgcaggcatacatgcagacagaatactgagaatactgtatacataattaataaacaaatcttttttttttaaaaaaaagaaacaagtcgTAAACATCAGCATCTTCAGTGATGAGGGAAGGCGAGAGAGAGATAGAtgaggggagacaggaagagggaggaaaagcgGCAAAGTTACTTTCTGAGGTAAATCCCAGCAAGGGAGCGTGCTTAGCAATAAAGGTTTGGAAACCGTTCCCCCCTGGGCTTTCTGAACAGTGCTGAGTTTGACCTGAAGACTTCAGGGTGTCGGCACGGCAGTCTAGACAAAAATTGCAGAGAGCACTTGCCTCCTATGAAGGCCTGGATTGACTCCATCCCCACCAGCTGTTaatacagagcaagtgccaggatagccagggtgatacagagaaactctgtctcaaaaaaaaaagacattttaagccggacagtggtagcacatacctttaatcccaaccctcgggaggcagaggcaggtggatctctgtgagtctgaggccagcctggtctacaagagttaattccaaggcaggctccaaagctacagagagttTTGAGTTTAAGAGttttcttggaaaacaaaaccaaaaagggcGGGGGGGGGTTTAAAAAATGTGCATGGTGGACAAGACGCAGAGCACTTTAGTACTACCGTGGAACCAGAGTCAAATAACCCAAACGGCTTTGTGAGGGGGCTGGGGACCATTCTAGAGCGATGTGCCAGCTATCTGTGCTTCTGCATGGGCTACCCtacccatctctgccttcagtCTCGTTGAAAGGAGGCCCTGCCAGGTTTTCCAAACTGGAATCAGAGATGAATTAGGTTGACTATGAACTGAATTAGGGGCCCCTCTAAACACTTTCACTCCAACCTGAAGTCTAGTCTAGAGCAGCTTGTGTTAGTTCTGATGCCAGGACTGTGTGTGGAGTAACAGCTACAGTTATAGAAATCTGTTTGGGCCATAGATGCCATCTTCCAGTAATTCACCAAAAATGccaaacacaaaaggaaagaagaaaggcaccCTCTGTAACTTCTCTAGgcctttgttttgattttattagcaatttattttatgtgtatgggtgttttgcctgcatgtatgtctgtgtatcctagacatgcctggtgcctgcagaggatagaagaggatgtcagaccCCCCAGAACTGAAAATATAGAtgactgtgtggatgctggaaattaaacccagttcaggtcctccagaagagcaggcactgcttttaaccactgacccatctctccagctctttctaGGCcttttaagaaatatagatttgTTGCTTTGACCACATATATACAAATCTATGAAAAGGATAATACTGTAGACATCAAGGAGTTGGGCACTATTCAGAAAGAAAGGCCTCATAAATATTACCCTGGCAAAATTGTTTACAATATCATGCAGCACGCTGCTGGCTTTGTTGTGAATAAACAAGTCAAGGGCAAGATTCTTGCCAAGAAAATGTTCAGACTGAGCATTGTTAAACTCTCTAAGAGCCAAGATAGCTTTCCTGAAATGGGGggagaacaagaaaaacaaaagagagaaagaaaagaaaaatgaaagaaaaggaagccgGAGAAAGGTCAACTGAAGCAAATACCAGTCTCTTCTTCTCAGAGATGCTCACTTTGTGGGACTGACTGGGAAGGAGTCCAGGCGGCTAGAGCCTGTTTCCTGTGAAGTTATGGCTTATGAAAATCCTagactgagctgggcagtggtggtgcatgcctttaatcccagcactcaggaggcagatgtaggcggatctctgtgagttcaaggccaacctggtctacaagagctagttccaggacaggctccaaagctacagagaaaccctgtctcgaaaaaagaaagaaggaaagagagagagagagagagagagagagagagagagagaatcctagACTGTAATCCAAGGAGGAATGGGATCTGCCAAACCTAGTTCCAAGGCCACTCTTTCCCTGAAAGCCCCATTCTGTTGACTGTCCATTTCCCCAGATCACTTTGACCACATCAAAGCAGTGATTGGATCGGAGTTCATAGGGATTGGTGGAGATTACGATGGCGCCGCGCAGTGAGTATTTCTCCGTGGCTGATCTGAAGCTGCTCTCGCAGCATCAAGGTCCTCAAGGCCTTTAGGCTTTGCCCATTggacatctctccatccccagcgCTCTTTCCTGTGCTCTCCTGTATGTCTTCAGCCCAAGGCCCCCACTAAGGTACTTTGAGAAAGCTCATTTTTCTAGCCCGTGTACTCACTGCAGACCTCTGAGCGGACTATCTTCTCTGCCAGTTGTTATTCTTGGTACTGTTgttaagaaagggtttctctgtgtagccctgactgtcctggaactcactctgtagaccaggctggccttgaactcagagatctgcctgcctctgcctcccaagtgctaagattaaaagtgtgccccaccaccgcctggctattccttttcttttttaaaacaatatttaccACTTGGAAAGTGGGGTGGATGTGCATACTAGGGCACACATGGCAGGAATCActcttttcttctcccatgtGGATTCCAGAGACTACACTCAGGTTGTTAGGCCTTTAGTCACTGAACCTATTATTGGCCCCTGCGTTTGTTTcttcagtattctttttttttcttttccagttctaGGAATCCACTTCAGAACCTTCCTGAAGTTAGTCAAGCCAGGGACTCTACTCCTGAGCAACAGCTTCAgatactcctttttttttttaacagagggGATATCTGCATTTATTAGAAAgcataaaccttaaaaaaaaagcataaatcttttcttgtttgtttgagtttgtttgagaaagagtttcactatgtagccctgactggcctcaaactcagagagatctgaagcctgcctcagccttccaagtgctggaattaaaggtgcacaccaccattGCCCAACTGGAAGGCATAAATCTTAAAAGACCATTTAGTGAGTTTTAGGAGCTGTTCAAGGAAGGGACTAGGAGTGATAAGGAACTTGCTTATCTATGAGGCCCAAGGTTTGATTTATAGcactacatattttttttaagagattttcAGACCTCTGAAGAATTAGGACTGGAGCAAACTACTTACCCCTTCCTTGTCTCCAGCCCCACGTATGGCCTGAGGGTGCAACTCAGATAGAGCTGAGGTTTTCAGTTGGATTAGGATATCGGGTCTGAGGTTCGCCTGCTGGTGACTGCACAGGTTCCCTCAGGGACTGGAGGACGTGTCTACATACCCAGTGCTCATAGAGGAGTTGCTGAGACGGGGCTGGACTGAACAGGAGCTGCAAGGTGTCCTTCGAGGAAACCTGCTGCGCGTCTTCAGAGTGGTGGAACAGGTATGGTGAGACAGCAAGAGAGCAGGGCATGAATCTGCGCAGGGGCTTCCGTAGCATTAACAGGCTACAGGAGACCCGGAAAAGCTGCTGACTGACAACTGTCACCTCCAGGTCCGGGAGCAAAGCAGATGGCAAAGTCCTCTGGAGGACATGATTCCAGAGGAGCAGCTGGACAGTGCTTGTCACTCAGTCTTGCCACATCGACAAGAGaaacagcaaaaggaaaagaaccaatCAGAGATCCCAACACATCATACACTCAAGTTATCACCCGAGGGGTTACACTCAAAATCTCCCCACATAGCCCCAATCCTCACCATTGTTACAGCCTTTCTAGGCTTCATTGTATGACTTTGTGATCCACGCAGCTCTCCCAGTTATCATTCTGTACCCTCGAACCCCCTCCACTTGTGCAGGAGCAAACGTTTAATGGAAGTAAATGTGTTTAATGTAGACACGGATGTGAGCGTCCTTCTCTGTGGCAGTTCAGGGTAACACGGGCTTCCAGCGCTCGTGGTCTGTGGAACGTGGCCTTTCAGCCACCATTGGCTCAAGGAAGTTGTCAGTGATCTGCACTACCTCAGTGGCTGGGCCCAACGCTGGATGAAGCCGATGGGTTGGGTCTGGCTTCAGGGAGAGGTCTGGAATTTAGGGGTCGTTCTGAGCATTTCACCTCAATACATAAACTGAACCACTGATTCCCACCATACAATCTCTCAAGCAATTCTTTAGATTCCTAAGAAGGGAACCTGGCTGGATCATGAGTAACCTTCATTCTTTTTGGGACAAAGGCCAGAACTCCAGGACACATACTGGGTCCTGGGCCTCTGCTGGTTGGACTGGCTTTGATGTGGTGAGATTTCAGCAGTCAGGAAGTTCCTCTTTACCAGGTACAAATTGTCCATGCCATCCAACGCCCAGGGACTGACTGGGAATTAATAGCAACTGCAGTAATAACAGGCAATATTAAGAGCCAATACTCGGCTCTtttgtagcttagttggtagagcgcttgcccagcatgcaggaAGTCCTGGATTTGATCCGCAGCACCACACAAAACCAGTCCTATTGCTGCACACCTGCGgccctagcacttgagaggtagaggcagaaagagcagaaatTTCAAGGTCAGGCTGAGCTGGGGAACCAGCCTAGGGTACGGGGAacgtgtctcaaaaataaataaataataaacaaatgaaagctGGTGCGGTAGCTCTGTAAGTGAAGTGTTTGCCCTACAAGCAGGTGTGAGAACCAGAATTCAATCCTTCAGACTCAAACTTTTAAAAGCCCAAGAGAtggagatggctcaaaggttaagagcttGTACGTGCTCTCTGTAGAGGACATGGTAGTATCCGGGGGAAGGGGGGACTGCAGGAGGCACGGGTGCTGCAGAGAAAACCAGAACTGATCAATCCCTTCTGCTCTGTCCTCTGTGCTGCAGAGCCCTTCCTCTCAGGCCCCTTCCTGTCTCTTGGCATCCCAGACACAGCCTTGCCTGTCACTGCCGTGGGTCCTCTTGGAGGGGGCTTCTGTAAGAGCACTTGGTTTTGGGGAGCCAGTGGCAGCTGTGTGAGGCCTGCGTGTGTGGCCCATCTCCATAAAGAACGGTAGACCCTCGAGCTAGCTACAGCTGAGACCCCCTTAGTTTCTCCTCCCACAAATGAGAAGGATTCCAAAAGCCTGCTGTTTCTGGGCTGTAATGAGTATGTTTGGAAAAGCGGTGTAAGATAAATTTGTTAAGAACTCCTCCCATCGTGGTTGGCTGCCCCTCTTGGGATCCGTTCATTCCAGCCACACTCAACAGTAGCCCTGTTTTAGCTAGGTTTCAgtatgctgttttcttttttgagacattaTCTTTGAGAGCTGTAACTGtaattgaccttgaactctctctcctcatatttatttgtgttgtgtTGTTGAGTTTGTGGGTGCATGTGCCTGGGCAGGCACAGAGGCCAATGCCAGAGGAGGGCAACCCATGTCCTACCCTATTATTTTCTACCTTTGAGGCCTGGTTTCAAATTGAACCTAGAGGTTCTTTTTAGCTAGGTTGGCAGCCTCAAGGCCCCAGCAAtcctctgtcttctgccctcACATCACTGGGCTTACAGGTAATTTGAGGCTATACCCAGTGTATTACCTGGGTCTTCTGAGCCTGGcaacaagttttcttttttttttttttgtttttttttgttttgtttttgtttttcgagacagggtttcgctgtggctttggagcctgtcctggaactagctctgtagaccaggctggtctcgaactcacagagatccgcctgcctctgcctcatgaatgctggtatgtaaaggcatgtgccaccaccgcccggctcctaatttttttttaaatatttatttatttatttatttatttattatgtatacaatgtatgtatgcctgaaggccagaagagggcaccagacctcattacagatagttgtgagccaccatgtggttgctgggaattgaactcaggacctctggaagagcaggcaatgctcttaacctctgagccatctctccagccccctcctaattgtttttttaaagacaaagtcttGATATGTATCCCTGGATAGCTTGGGATATCCAGtatatagactaggctagcctcaaatgtgCTAGGAtcatcttgcttctgcctctggagttctgACATTGCAGGTGTACTCCCTCAAGTCCAGTCTGTCTCATCTTTTAGTTTCTGAGTGACTTGAGGCGCACTAGATGGCACAATAAACCCTTGTTCAACAAACAGATAGATGGACGGGGTTGGCTAATGGGCTGGCGCCAGTTCTGCCTCTCCTACACTCGCGTAACAGCCTGTGCAGCCTGTTAGGATGAAGTTCTTTTTTCCttaggctccttttttttttttttactttattctgaGTTGTCATTGAGTAAGTTCTAATAGtggtgcttttatttttaattatttatttatttattgcttaggCTTTGTTTACTATGAGGCAAGGACTATAGCCTAGGTTGGACTAAAGTCACTTTTCCCACCCCAGGCTTTCAATAGTCGGGATTATCGGCATGAACTACTGTTGCCCAGCTGCTCTTGGCAGTTAAAGTGGAGGGAACAGATCACAGAGTTGCTGCAAAGGCACCAAGGTGACACTGAGGTGAGCTCCAAGGTGAATTTTGAAAGCTGTATTCACCTTTCTAGATTGtagacaaaaaggaaaaggcGGGGTGCTGGTAGGAACTAGACACTTACGGGGCCGTATGGTGCTGGggacataatttttttcttttttctttttttttgattttggagacagggtttctctgtagcttttttggttcctgtcctggatctagctcttctagaccaggctggcctcgaactcccagagatccgcctgcctctgcctcccgagtgctgggattaaaggcgtgcgccaccaccacccggccataatttttttaattgttattttggttgtttttttttctgagataatgTTGCTATGTAACCTAGGCTATCCTCAGActtgtgacaatcctcctgcctcagcctcctgagtattgggattacaggcatgtaccagcaTATCCTTGTTGTGAGGCTCTAAGTCTGCCCTGCAGGTGGAGATGCTCTAATGCCAAGGCGGGTCTGTGACAGTCAAAAGAAACTGGCAAGTAGAGCCACCTGCTGCTCTTGAGGGTGAGGAGAGGAACAGGAACGACAGGAAAGACCccactttcctcctcctctcgGTGTCTGCTGAGTGGCCCCGTGGCGAGAACTCTTAGTAATGTGATTCCAGCATTGATTGCTTCCAGTTCAAGCCCTAGCATCACGATTTGTGTCCTTCAGCAGAGATAAGGCAAGTTAAGAAGCCGTTACTtagcagatgcagaaacccacagccagacTTCAGGAGGAGttcagggggtggtggtggtgaaggatTGTAGAAACCAGCGGGGCCgaggacaccatgagaacacGGCACACAGAACCAATTAAGcggggctcataggagctcatgGAGACTGAACCGGCAATCATGGAGCTTGTATGGGTCTGAGATAGCTCCTCCACACATATGTTATTCTTGTAGGACTCCCACAGTAGGAGTagagtgtctctgactcttttaccttttcctcctactgggttgcctggtccagccttgatatgagggtttgtgcctgtTCTCATTGTAAATTGTTATGCCATGTTCACTTGATATCCCTGAAAGGTCTGCTCTtctctgaaaggaaacagaggagtggatctgggggagagggaaggtgggggatagggagactgggaggagtggagggagaggaaattgCAGTCGgcatgtaatgtatgagagaagaatagaaAAAGGAATTGCTTAATAAACATGATTGCAGCATGCCTAGGGACACTAATTCTGAATCATCCAGCCTCCGAGGATGTGTTCGTCATCTTCCAGCTCAAAACAGAGAACATGTTTATCAGGGTTCCCATAGTGTTGAATGTGCGTCTTTGTCTCCACAACGTCcgtagagagagagaagatttttttttaagataggttcTCCCTCTGcatccctggctagcctggaactcattgtgtagactcAGGCTAGCctgtctcagagatctgctcacctctgcttcattggtgctgggattaaagacatgtgccactatacctggctAAGAAGAtaggcttttattttgtttttaatttattttaaattaatttaattaatttcatttcaatttaatttgtttttaatttaatttgtttcattttgtttttttttctttttgagacagggtttctctgtgtaggcctggatgtcctggaactctctttgtagaccaggctaaccctgaactcacagagatctgcctgcctctgcctcccttctgtgtgccaccactgcccacagaaagtgttttttttttatgtccatATCTACTTAAATATGGTAGTGGGTTAAGCCTAGGCCATCATACTTGTTAGGCACTCGCTCTACCTCCAAACTTTGTTTTACTCAGCTTTTTCATCTCCgtttgtaaaaattattttattattagtatgTGTGTGAAAGAAAGGCGGCAGTGACTACCTACAATGACATTCCtattgaggtcagaggacaacttcctcCTTACTGAGGCGGGGTCTTTCTTCCCTGCAggggtgctggggttacagacacttGCCACTGCATCtaactctttattttttaaaaatgagatatgCGCATAGAACTCAGGTAGTCTGGCTGGCATAGCAAGTGTTTGTACTCAGAGCCATCTCGATGCCCTTCATCTTCTTTATGAGAACAGCagaaatttattattatcattttgtttATGGACTTTATGAATGATTTGTTTGAATGTAAGTCtgctcaccagaagagggcatcggatccattattgatggttgtgagctgccatatggctgctgagaattgaactcaggacctctagaagagaagacggtgctcttaaccactgagccacctctcgaACCCTAGAAATTTAGTAAGAAACCATTTTAGTGTATCTTGGAAGAGGTGTttcaggagggagagagatgtcTAGGAAAAGCTAACTACACTCAAATGCGGGCGCAGGTTTCTCAACGGAGAATCATACTTTAGTTTGTTGGTTGCctggtttgagacaaggtcttactctttagttcaggctggcctaggattttgtgtagcccaggttggccttgagtgTTCTGAAACCCTtatgcctcagtcttccaaatgctgggattatgtgCGTGAGCTACTacgcatgatttttttttctgatgcagGATATTGATATATTGCCCaaattggcttcaaactcacagcccTGCCTTTACCTTCTGATCGCCGGGATTTTACACTTGGCtagacaatatttttttctgttagtgGCGATGTACTCCCTAGATGACAGTACTCATACTGTCGACAGCTTGAGCTCAGGAGCTCCAGGCTAGTCCCAGCAACACAGCGAGACCCCGCCACAAAAACAAGACTAAAACCTAACAAAACCCACACAGATCTAATTAACTACTCTAAGCGAACTTGGCAAGATATTTGACCCCATTGAGGATAAGGCACATTTGGGCGCTAACACATTTACGTAACGGCTATAGGGTGAGATTAGTTAGATTTCTCGtgtgtcctcccccccccccccccgttgctCCCCACTAGTCTCCCTCCTCCTTCAGCTCAGCCAGAAACCAGAAGCAGTGAGCGAGTAGATGGATGCTGCGAGCAGAGACCCGCCAGGCCCAAGGGGGCGCCCTTCTACTTGGGGGAGCGGAAGGGCGGTGGTGCCCTCTAGCGGCTGCACTGCGCTTCTAGGGGTGGAAAGTTCCAGAGCGTCCGTTGCACAGCCGTGCGACTGCAAGCTTTTCCAAGCGAGGCCGCGTCCTAGGTACCCTGAATCGAAGGTCAGAACCCCATTGACATCCTCTGCCCTATCCCAGCCCTTCTTAGGCTTTTGTGACCAAGTCTGAGCAACATGCAGCCCGCGGGTCTTGAGGGTCCCCGCGCGCTCGGCCTGCGGCCTCTGGGGCCCTGGCTGTTCCTACTGGAGGTGCTACTTGTAGTTCCGCCTCTGTGGGTAACCTGCACCCCGACCACTCAGAGCATCTCCAGCTTTTCGACCACACTGGCGACCTCCAGTGCCAATGCCACTCCGGACACTTTCAATGCCTCTGCCACACCTGGCGTGACCAGTGACCCTCGTCTTCGAGAGCTAGCGCTGGCCCTGATGAGAGACTTCCCGCTTGTGGACGGGTGCGTACGTGCGGGAGTGGGACCGAAGAGGGCTAAActtgccgggaggtggtggcgcacgcttttaatcccagcactcgggaggcagaggcaggcggatctctgtgagttttaggccagcctagtTACAGagcgagttgcaggacagccaggactgtttcacacagaaaaccaaaagagaggGCTAAGCTTACCCCTGGACTATTGATGAGGCCCCTTAGCACCTTCGCTGGATATCCTTTCCCTTCTGTGATTCATGGGTGTCCCTTCTCCCTTTGGCGCccttgccggggggggggggggggggggggctttccaGCTCGGCGTGCAGGGGGTGGGGCCCGGTGAGGGGCGGGGAGAAACAAGACCCGGGCTGAAGCTTCTGACCTGGAGACCGTGTTCTCACACTGACCGCATCTCCAGCCATAACGACCTGCCTCTGCGCCTGAGAGAACTCTTCCAGAATAAGCTGCAGGATGTGAATCTGCGCAATTTCACCCACAGCCAGACCAGCCTGGATAGGCTTAGAGAAGGCCTTGTGGGCGCCCAGGTAACCGTGCCAGAAGAATGGGGACGTTGGGGACACAGAAACCTAGTAGACGGCTAGATACTTGGGGCATACAGTACACCGTCATGCAAATACAAGAATGTATGAGGCCGTGGAGGACCAACACAGATGAGCCGCACAGATGCTCAGGTTCAGGGGAATACATAGAAAAGAACCAGAAAATCCCTGGAGAGTGTGGAGGTTGAGGTTGCTAGAACCACAAAAGATAGGGTAGCCTTGCCTGGGACATTCACACGGGGTCATGGACAGACAACAGCTATGTCATTAGTCCACAGCTTGTTTGCAGGCTGCCAAGCTCAGTAGTCCTGAGTCATGACACTATGGGGAACCGTTGACTTACATGGGTGCTgtgggggctgaggcagaaatAGGGGGCCTAAGAGATCATATTGGCTTGATCGTGGACCTCTGGACCTCCCTCTAGTTCTGGTCAGCCTACATCCCATGCGAAACCCAGGACCGGGATGCCGTGCGCCTTGCCCTGGAACAGATCGACCTCATTCGCCGAATGTGCGCTGCTTACCCCGAGCTGGAGCTTGTGACCTCAGCTGAAGGTGAACTGGGGTACAGCCTGGGATCGACACCACTGGCTCTTTTCTTGGGATGTGGTTGTTTGACTCGCCACCGTCTTCTAGGTCTGAATAACACTCAGAAGCTGGCCTGCCTCATCGGCGTCGAGGGCGGTCACTCACTGGACAGCAGCCTCTCTGTGTTGCGCAGTTTCTACGAGCTAGGAGTGCGCTACCTGACACTTACCTTCACCTGCAGCACACCCTGGTGAGCATGGTGCCTGGCCCTGTGGCATGGCAGACAGTGTGGTGAGGAAACTTCTCTCCTTGACATGGACCTGGCAAAAGAAATGACTATAAAGTGGTgcgtgaggggaggggaggtggggggatgaGGGAGAGGCAGGTCTCCCAGCAGGTCCCTCACACTTCCACCAGCTAGCCAGCCCTGGTCCTCATCTGTTCTACATGTAGGATGAATAAGCAGAGCCCCTGCCCCCAGTCACTGATAGCCAAGCTATAGCAGCAAGAATTGCTTTCTCTTGTCTGTCTTGCAGGGCAGAAAGCGCCACGAAATTCAGACACCACTTCTATACCAACATCAGTGGATTGACCAGCTTCGGTGAGGTGAGGATTCTTGTACCATACCCTACCCTGTGTGTTTCCTGCAGATCCTTGTACACACCTTTGCTCCCTGACACCCTCTGTTCCCTCCCAAATCCAATTGTCCTTTCAGAAAGTAGTAGAAGAAATGAACCGCCTGGGCATGATGATTGACTTGTCCCACGGCTCAGACACCTTAGTGATGCGGACCCTGGAGGTGTCTCGGGCTCCTGTGATCTTCTCCCACTCAGCGGCTAGAGCTGTTTGCGACAATTTGCTGAATGTTCCTGATGACATCCTGTATCTTCTGGTGAGTAGCCAACTGGGCCCTCAAACCCAGGACTAAGTACACTTCATCTGagaaactcaccctgtagaccaacATGGCTTTAGctgcctagaacttgctctgtaggacagactggcctcgaactcacagagattcacctgcctctgcctaccaatgctgggattaaaaggcgtaCATCGCCACTGCctgacttttttcattttttgagacagggtcttattatttGACTCTGGAACTCGATATGTaaaccaggatagccttgaacttgcagagatctgcctgcctctgcctcccaggtgctaggattaaaagtgtgtgccgaTACATTTGACTCATTTTGAGGGTCTTAAAGCCAAACATAATAACACATGCCTACaacctcagcacttgagaggttg
Above is a window of Microtus pennsylvanicus isolate mMicPen1 chromosome 6, mMicPen1.hap1, whole genome shotgun sequence DNA encoding:
- the LOC142852962 gene encoding dipeptidase 3-like → MQPAGLEGPRALGLRPLGPWLFLLEVLLVVPPLWVTCTPTTQSISSFSTTLATSSANATPDTFNASATPGVTSDPRLRELALALMRDFPLVDGHNDLPLRLRELFQNKLQDVNLRNFTHSQTSLDRLREGLVGAQFWSAYIPCETQDRDAVRLALEQIDLIRRMCAAYPELELVTSAEGLNNTQKLACLIGVEGGHSLDSSLSVLRSFYELGVRYLTLTFTCSTPWAESATKFRHHFYTNISGLTSFGEKVVEEMNRLGMMIDLSHGSDTLVMRTLEVSRAPVIFSHSAARAVCDNLLNVPDDILYLLKKNGGIVMVTLSMGVLQCNLLANVSTVADHFDHIRTVIGSEFIGIGGDYDGSGRFPQGLEDVSTYPVLIEELLRRGWGEQELKGVLRENLLRVFREVEQVRERSLGQSPVEVKFPDRQLSSTCHSHTLSQPQEKHQDSHFKVTKRPTNQVLRRASGAPPCRISGLMATVTSLALVLWLW